The following nucleotide sequence is from Fusarium graminearum PH-1 chromosome 1, whole genome shotgun sequence.
AGACTCGAGGCTGCAACTTCTCGCCTCGAAGACATCGCTTCTGCAACCGATCCGCCCGCCGATGCCAATGTTCTGAACCAGGCGATCCCCTCTCCTCTCAACCCCTCCTCGGCCGCTCCCCCTCCGGCTCCCACGTCTAATGCCGCAAAGCCCGaacctgaagctgaagctgagccGCTTCCTGAAGCTATTGAGGAATTCGATGCTTTCCTGAACACCTCCGTCGAGAACTATGTTAAGCTCAGTCACCAAATCGGCGGGCTCGTTGCTGAACAGGTATATATGACTACTCCACGTCAATGGTGGTTGCGACAATCATGTCATGACCAATGCTAATTTTCTCCGCTATGTTAGGCTTCCCttgtcaagactggtttCCAGGAACAGCGCAAGTTTCTTTTGATATCtaccaaggcaaagaagcctGATCTATCTGGTGCCGGTATGCCCGTCTTCCAGGATCTTATTAAGCCAATCAACGAGGCACTTATGGCTGTcaccgagctcaaggataGCAACCGCCCCAGTCCCTTGATCACACAACTGAGCACTGTTTCTGAGGGTATCATGGTTCTCGCTTGGGTCACTGTTGACGCTCGTCCCTTTAAGCATGTGGACGAGTGCCTAGGCGCAGCTCAGTTCTTCGGTAACAGGGTCCTCAAGGAGTACAAGGAGAAGTAAGCCATGCCCATGGGAAAACACAAACGTATCTAACCAGGTTTTCAGGGATCCTAAGCAGATCGAGTGGGTACAGAGCTTCTACCAGGTGTTCCGTGATCTCTCCGATTATGTTAAGCAATATTTCTCAACGGGTATCCCATGGAACCCTCAGGGACAATCTGTCCAGGAAGTCTTACAGTCGCTGTCTGGCGCCCCCGCGccttctgctgctcctgctccttctgCTGGGGGAGcacctccaccaccacctcctcctggacCTCCTCCTGTTTTGGATATCAAGACACAGGAGGCTCCCGCGGCTGCGCCGTCTGGCGGTCTGGGTGCCGTCTTTTCGGAACTCAACAAGGGTGACGCTGTTACCAAGGGCTTGCGTAAGGTAGACAAGTCTGAAATGACTCACAAGAACCCATCCCTTCGAAGTGGTTCCACGGTTTCTACTAGCCAGAGAGGCAAGAGCCCTGCTCCTGgcaagaagcccaagcccgAGAGCATGCGTATCAAGAAGCCTTCAAAGAAGGAGCTTGAGGGCAACAAGTGGACTATTGTATGTGGTGTTTCTCACAAAGTAAAGTGACTGCAGCTAACTCAATCTAGGAAAACTTTGAGAAGGAAGCCGAGCCCATCGAAATCGAAGCTTCCTTGACACAGTCGGTTCTCATTAGTCGTTGTAACAACACCACTGTCATCGTCAGGGGCAAGGCCAACCAGGTGACAGTCGAGAACTCCACTCGACTGTCATTGATTGTTGACACCCTTGTGTCAACCGTTGACGTTGTCAAGGCTCAAAACTTCGCTCTTCAGGTTATGGGCACCATCCCTACCGTTATGCTGGACCAGATCGACAGCGCACAAATCTACTTCAGCAAGGAGAGCATAGGAACCAAGGTCTTTACAAGCAAGTCGGCAGGCATCAACCTCAACGTTATCTCtggcgaggacgaagacTATAAGGAGGTGCCACTACCCTCGCAAATCTGCTCTTACTacgacgaggccaagggaGACTTGGTCAACGAAATTGTGGCTCATGCCGGTTAATGTAGAAGGCACTTTGGATCTGACAATGTAGGATTGGGATATTACCACAACCTTTCTGCCCAGGCTCTGGAGATGTACTTAGACATGCAATGGCAACACAAGTAAATAGTGACCCTTTGGATTTGATAAccttttatttatttttttgGTTCTCATTTGTTATGCATGTCTAATCTATGTTTAATTTGCCAAAACGAAATTTCGCTGAATATCCAATATGACCTATATGCATTCCATGTATCTATCCTCTTATTGAAAGGCAGAAACACAATTacagcttggccttgggagGCTCGAGAGTAGGTGTGAGCAACTCGCGCATATCGTTGGCAGCTTCGTTCAAGTAGTAGCTCATACGGTCACTGCCGAGGCCCTTGGATACAatgttgaagttgaggctGTAATAGCTGTTAGCAAAGTCAGTTTACGTTGGAATTGCTGTACTTACCTGTTCTCGTTGATCATGTATGCGATGCCAAACCCAGCGTCGATGACCTGGCTCCAACCGTAACCGTTAAAGAACTCGGAGCTGAGTTGAGAAGTGGACAAGTGCCACGAGCTGGAGTATGCGAAGGCGGGGTCCTTGTAAATGGCGGGGacttcttggccagcttcaaggagcttcttgagTCCAAAGAGATGTCTGTCAACACCCTTGCCATCAGATGCAGCAGTGATGTACTCGATATGGGCGTTGATGGCCTTGCGGAAAAGCTCTACACGTGTCTTGTCGTCAACGGAGGAATTCggccatggccttgacccAAGCAGTAGAATCGTCAGAAACAGTACGGCATGTCTCGGTGCGGCCAAGCTGGAAACGACGCGTAGCAGCAGACTCGTAAGTGGGACGGCTCTTGCCGTACATCTTGAAGTAGGCAAGCTGGATGATCATCTGAACATAAGCGTCTGGTGAGCacttgaacttcttgatgagACCCTTTCCGTAGCCTTGGTAGGCTTGTACGGCAAGCTGGTGCTTGCTAATGACATCGTTAAAGTCCTTTGTAGCACGATCAATTTCGTTCTGGACTTCCTGAGTGATTTCAAACTTGACGAGCTGAGGGTCGGGCAGGTTAGAGCGGATGCTGGGGTCAGAGAAGTCAAGTTTGTTTCCAAAGATGAGATCGTTAACGTAGTCGTTGAGGCGATGAGTGGGAGTGCCGTCCATCATGGAGTGCTCGCCCATAAATCCAGAAGTGCCGttatcgttgatgatgaactgcAGAGGCTTGTCATACCAGCGGTTGGCACCGTCGCCGTGCCAGTATTGATGAGCACGCTCCTCAAGAGTGACAGGTGCTGCGTGGTCGAGGCAAACCACAAAGGAGGCTGACTCGATAGCCTGAAGAGCATCCTTGTTTTTCGGGCTGGCCTTGAGCAGGATATCACGAGCGTCCGTCCAGATGTCTCGGTTCTCTGAGGTGAGTGTACCAACAGCAGGGACACGCTGGGCGACCTCATAGATGTGCTTGAACTGTTGCTCAAGCTCTGATGTGTTGAGCTGCTTTCCGTCGATCTCGTGCTGAATCTTGAAGAACTGGTTCTTGCGAATAACAACAATGTGCTTGTTCTCCTCGGCTGAGAACTTGACAGGATGATCGGCGGGCTTGGCTGCAACTCGAGAGGCATTGAACATCCACTGGTAGCTGTCCATGCAAATgggcagcttcttcatgtaCTCTGGCTCAAGAGTACCGGCGTCgacctgcttcttgaactcaaGGACTGATGTTGTAATCGCAGCGGCGCGCTTGGCTGGGTCTCGTCTTCGGCGGTCGTCTCGGTGGGAATAGAAGTAGCTAACGTAAGGAACAACTGGATCGCGGTAGGAGAGGTAGGCGGCATCATTCCACCACTCATAGATCCAGTTCTTCGTCTTTGGATCCTCACGCTTGGCCACGAGCTTTTCTTGCAGCTTTGATCCGACGCCGCCGGGACGCACAAACTCGTCAACGGCTTTCTTGCTGGCCTCGTACTCGCTAGTAGACAGGAGAGGGTGAAGCGTCTTCAGATAACGGCTGGCTGTCTCCTCGAGTGTCGGCACGGGCAATCGTGGAAGAGAGTCCTGCCATCGCAGCATTGGTCCCTTTGAGTGGTTCTCGACATAGCCTGGTTCGTGATCGCGTTAGTATACCAAATCGACTGCCAAGAATCGCATGGGGACTGCTCCTacttgaagaggatgaggaactGTTGGCTCGCTTGGTGGGAGCCATGCTGAGAGTCTGCGCCTAAATTCGATATGTTAAAAATTTGATAAGCTAGAAGAAAAAGTCTCGTTGATATATGGGATAGACCGAGGTAAAGTAGCGATCCGGATTTTAAGTGAACGACCCATGCTCGTCTGGGAAACAAGACGGAGCAGTCGATCACAAGCGAACAATGGGCCCCAGTCCCTGTCGCCCGCGAACTACTCACTCATGACTCGTCGTTTGTCCCTcatgacaagacaggacaggacatCCAGCCAAGTGCGTTTGGGTTCTTTCAACCAATGCTCATCGACATGTGAAGATGACTGTAACAAGGACAAAGGCGCAATGTGAAGGGAAAGACAGTGCTCACTTACGGCGCGTATCTTGGTAAACTGACGGAAGCTGTTCCTAAAGGCGGGCGAGCGAGCTGAAGCCAACATGACGAGAAAAGAGATGCGAAGGCGACAGCCGGAAGGGTTGCGGTAGATATGTAGTATCAAGTTATGACGATACCGTCGGCTTTCTATATGAGAAGAGCAAGGGGGCCGGTTTCGCGCTTATTACTCTGGCCTCGGTTGAAGACGCGGCAATCTTTAGTTATAAAATGGAGACAATATTTACCAGTCCAGTTAGTCTTAGTAGTCTTGTACCTTAGAGTTGGTTGTAGTACGATGCCAATCAAGGGTCTGGATGCGTGTTAGGCTATCAAGTCGGAGATTTGCTTGTGACTGGGCGTGGAGACGTCATGGTCATGAGTTCCCCTCAAAAGCCTTGGGCCGAGGTACGAATATCTCCAGGGCCGACGGGACGGATGACAGGGGGAAGGAGGGTCCAGGGGGGACTGTGACAAGGTTGGTATCCAATCATATGCTGTAGATGGCCTCCAAAGCCCACTATCACCGAGGCAATCGTCAAGTTGAGCCTCGTCTGGGCTGGGGTTTGGGGGAAGGCACTAGGGAACTCATACTTTCTACAACACCAGCGATATATATGAAGACAAAATTATATAGCACtaggcttcttcttgcttAATATCATGTCTAGTAAAAAATAATATGGACAAGTCCTGCTAGCAAAGCAATAGCTCAAATGCTCAACTACTAAGTAGGTGTAGTCTCAGCTTTTCAGGTTACTCCTACCCCAGTTTCTGGCATAGCTTGCTCGTGGGGAAGTGGAGAGCTTCACTTTGTCTCTGTTCTTGGTTCTGTTTCAAACCACATGAGTCTATTTTGGCTATCCTACCTAAAATTATATATACTACTAACCCAGTTGCTTCGACAGTACTGTACTAGTCTCATAGCTCCAAAGTATCTCCCTGTGACATAACATCTTGCCAGGCTAGAGCATCGACACTTCACTGCAACGACACCTGAAAAGAACTAGGAGACATGGCCATATAACTCTACAGACCACTCGAGGTAGGGTATGGTATTGCTCCTTCAAATATACATAATGGGCGTGTCCAAAATCTCCTGGTTACACAGGGGTGAATGGGTGATAAGTACCCGAGCTCATAGCCACTTGTTCCTGTAACCGCTGGCCCGAGACGGTTGTCCGAAGTCTGATCAGAACACCAACAAAAGGTCGTATATTCTACCGGGTGGCATATGCAACAAACTTCCCATTGTAATCACATCTCCTAGACAAGATCGAGACGTCAAATAAATGGTGTGAACTAATTTGATTATTCCAATTCGCCAATATCACAAACCATTGACTAATAAGTAAGATACAGCCaagcaacaagaacaaaaccaAGGCATCTATACCACGTAATAGTACACCCTTCCACAGCCGATTACATCGAATAGCATGTCTGTGTCAATGGCCAATTAACCACCAAAATGGCCTTCATAGTCCCCAGCTCAATCCACATTGGCGACTGAGACTGCTGCTATCGCTTCCTTATCCGTATCATTTGTGCCGATCACTAGTGTGAGACGCAAACCGTTGGAGAAGCATCAAGTCGTCGGGTAGTACCACTCGAAAGACGTCTATTCCTCGCACCCACCAGGCGCCGTAACTTTGAACCCAAATATTCCCCATGCTTCATTATCCTCAAGACAATCTTATTTTGTTAACCCCGAGTTTAAACGTTTATGCTTCGTAGCTCTTGATCTGACCATCACTGCTGGGTGGGGGGACTGCTGATGCACCAGGAGCAGCCTGGAAGCTTAATCGATCACCGTCATTCATGGCATCCTGAGCAAGTCGCATGCCCTGTTCACCCCCAACAGCTGCCGCGTTTTTTAGACCCTCCTGGACCTCTCGGACTCTTCGTCGGAATGTCAATCGATCCAAGAACAGTTCCTGTCTGGCCCGTTCAAGCTCTCGTCGCTCTGCACGGAGaacctcctccatctcgtcaaagTACTTGAGCTTGAGTTCTAGCTTCTGCAGTGTTACGTTCGAGGCTGCAGAGACCAAGCGTGTCATTTCACGCTCCTCATGTGATGCAAATCCTGCCGCCCGAGCGCCTATCGAAGCCAGGGGAATGGAAGCCAGTGCATTGGTCTTCGTCGTTGTGGTTGTCGTGGTGGTTGTCGTGGTGGTTTCTTGTCGAAGGTCGATGTCCATGGAGTcgctcttggccttgctgtcGCCATTAGACTGAGACTCATCATCGGCCTTGTCACCATCCAGCTGCTTACGAAGCTTGCgcttgagctcctcggcGGACTTATTGGCGGCCGCCGCCGTGCTGGCAGGGTCTGCCAGGCTAGCAAGGAAACCAACAACAGACATAACCGGGTTATCGACTTGGCTGAAGGGAAGCTGTCCTTGTTGTGGGCCAAGCATGGACAAGCCAGTGGGTGCGTTGATAGGAGCTTCGGAATCCAGGTACTTCTCTTCAATATCCAGTTGCAGGAATTGAAGCACGCACTCTTCTCGTGTACGCGTACCAACGTGCTCAGCAATCTCACCccagtcatcatcaaatcgttcgagaccctcaagaagTCGAAGAATCTCGGCATCTGTCCAGGGCGCATCGCGATCAAGAGTTGATGTATAAGTAGGGTTTTCCATCTTTACATacatgctgctgttgtggtTTGCAGGCAGACGGCCTTCGGTGAAGCAGTTGGGGCAGAGATCGTACTTGGCCTTCGGGTTGGCGTCGGTGTGGTTACTGTGGTAGTATATACGAGTGCAGTCATTGCCGCACTGGTGACAATGCACCTTGGCAATAGGGGCCTTGGTGGCATCCTCGGCACCAGGAATGCCGTTGGTGGTTGGGGTTTCACCGTTTGTCTTGCCCTCAGTTTTGCTGATGAGAGAGCTTTTGGCATTGGCCTCGTAGATGTTTCGTCCAATTTCGAGATTCTGCTCTGCTTTGGCCGGAGTGGCCGCAGCAGCCTTTTGGTCAGTGTCTTGgctcttcttgccctccaGAACCACAGGGTCAGCTGAAGGCTGCCACGCCTGAAGACCTCGAGGGGTGTCGCAAATGATCTTGAAGTGGCCAGTAAAAGGCGGTCCAACATGCGAGGGGCGCTGGTCGGCGTCGACCTGTACAGTGTTAACAAGTGCAAGCAATGTGAAAACAAGCAACTTACCTGATAGTTGATCAAGCCCCATTGTTCCAAAAAGGCGTGAACACGCATGATGGCACAGACATCACCAGCCAGGTTCCTTCGGCAGGCTGTGACTGTCAAGTACTCAACGGGGTTGAGACGATATGTGTTGATCATAAAGTCACGGTAGTCCTTGTAGACAGCTGGCGTTTTGCTTCGGTTTcggttgttgaagaattcagCCATGGCCTTGCGTTCGATTTCGTGAATAGCGTTCATATCGAACCAAGTGCTGTAGCTCGGTAGGACAATCGCGTGGGTTTGCGTCATGAGATGTTCACGAGCAGCGGACTCGACCACCTCCTTCGTCTTGGTTTCTTGACCGTCGGTACCAGCGGCTCCAtcctccttgggcttggtttCATCAGACGGCGCATCgttcatttcttcatcgccgcGAGCTAAAAGTATCAGCAAAGCGAGCATAAAATTTCAAAAGGTTCAATTACCAGGCGCAGGAGTTGTGCTGTCCTGCTTAATGGTTGCATCAAGACCTAGCCCCTCGGACATCTGGATATCTATATCCCATGAGCATTTTGTTTAATGAAAAGATAATTCACAATGCGCACATACCTTCATTATCACCAGCACCCGAATCGGCTTGCAGAGGAGGCTGGGCGAGGATTGGGTTGCTGTTGGGCGATGCGCCGTTGCCCGGCGAGCCATAGGTCGCACTGTCATCCATCTTGGTGGCGGCGGGCGATGGTTTACAAAAGGCGACAAGTCAATCGGAGGCGCGCGACGGAGACAATGCGCGACTGAGCGGAAGGAGTTATCGCGATTTCAACGGATGATTGTTCGGATGTCGTCGTAGATTCAATGCCACTAGCgtcgtgatgttgatggagtctGGCGATGAAATGGGTCGCGTCTTGGAGAAATTTTGGCGCGAACTGACTGGCTTCAGCTTCGTGACCATCTCGACGCGCAGGTCCAGGGGGGAAGGTGTAGCATCACGTGATATTGTATTAGCTAATCAGAGTGGATGTTACATGCAAAGCTCAGATATCACATTCGTTGATTAGAAGCTACCTATCAAAAGAAGTTGACTGTAACTACTCTAATACAGAAACCAATTTGAATAAGATCTCTCAGTCTTTAGGTTTCATTTACCATTGGTGACTGCAGTAAAGATAAGAATAAAAACCGACAGGCGTATCACAATCACTAGACAAAGAGTATATGCAGGCTCAAACATGGAGACATGCAATATGGGAGAGAGAATAAGAAGATTCAAGATTAAAACGTCACTTTATTGCAACCGTTTGCAGGAAAATAAACGTTACTCCCCTTGCTTAGGTAGCAGTCGAAGCAATAGAGTACAAGTCAAAGCCGTCATGTGATGCAACTTGAGCCGGTTCGGCAGTCGAATCCACATGCCGTCAGTTCCCGGTCAATGACCGATGGCGGCGTTGAATTACTCGGCCACGACCTCGGCCCGCTAACAACCGTCGCCGACTTCACCTGGGCTACATCATCCTCCTACTCCTCGAGCGGACTGTTGGTTTGTCAACCTACAAATCAATCACGACTCCACGATGCTCCCGAACGCGAAGCGAGTTTTGGCAAAGCAGGCCACTGGCCTCATGGCGCGCGCGCACGCCTACAGCTTGGGCGCACAACGGCAGCGCCTggtatcaaccttggcagTTCTCGAGCAAAAGGATGGTGTGCTCAACCACAGCTCTCTAAGCGCCTTTACGGCTGCGAAGAAGCTTGGCGGAACGGTACACGGCTTCATCGCAGGTACTGGTGTCAAGTCTGTCGCTCAAGAAGttgccaaggctgagggCGTTGAAAAGATTATCGCTGTCGAAAATGCTGCATACGAAAAGGTCCGTTATGGATTGATTGGCCTCGATAACACCAACACAATACTAACTTTCAACAAAGGGTTTGCCCGAGACTTTTGCCCCTCTTTtggttgagaacatcaagaaaGGCGGTTATACGCATGTTATTGCCGGTCACACTGCGTTCGGCAAGAATGTCATGCCTCGAGTTGCTGCACTCCTCGACTCCCAGCAGATCTCCGATATCACAGCTATTGAGAGCGAGAATGTCTTCGTCCGACCGATCTATGCTGGAAACGCAATCGCCACAGTTGAGTCATCAGactctgtcaagattgtTACAATTCGAGGAACTGCCTTTGCTTCTGTTCCACTTGAAGGAGGCTCTGCTGCCgttgaggatggtgttgatTCTAAGCCAGAGTCACCTACCGAGTGGGTGTCGGAGGACCTAGCCAAGTCCGACCGCCCTGATCTCTCCACAGCCTCTCGAGTTGTGTCGGGCGGCCGTGgtctcaagtccaaggaggactttgacaagatcatgcTGCCTCTTGCCGACGCCCTCGGTGCTGCCGTTGGTGCGTCGCGCGCTGCCGTTGACAGTGGATATGCCGACAACAGTCTGCAGGTGGGTCAAACAGGCAAGGTGATTGCTCCTGAGCTATACATGGCCGTAGGTATTTCGGGCGCTATCCAACATCTTGCGGGTATGAAGGACAGCAAGGTCATCGCCGCCATTAACAAGGACGCCGATGCCCCCATTTTCCAAGTTGCCGATGTCGGTCTGGTTGGTGATTTGTTTGAAAAGGTACCAGAGCTCACTGAGAAGGTCAAGAGCTCATAGGTGTCTATAATGTACATAGTATAGAGTACAAAATGATGTAATATACAAACAGTTAAAGGTTCCTCTATGCGTTAGTCAAGGACCGCTAGCATGTCCTCTGTTCTTGTGaacttttctctctctttcccAATCTTTTGCCCACGCTCTCGTTCCGCGCGGTCAATCTTTCGCCAGTCGTCCCACTCAACAGCTCGACATGTCGTTGGGCCAGCGTCCTGTCGTAAGCCCTCCCATCCAGTCACGTTACCATTACCCGAGGTGTTAAGGAATTGACCTCCTGAGAGCCAGTCATGAACGATCGCATCACCTGTCGTGAATGCATCTTGCATCGTCGATGCAATAACTCCAGTTGGACCATTCTTAACCCAGCCGGCGCAGTAGACTCCAGGGACCTTTTCGTTGTGAGCGCCTCCGGCATGCGCATCTGAAACCATCCTTGTCACTCTGCCGAGGCCATCGTTGTCGACAATTCCTCGCCGATCATCAAATTGGATGCCAATCTCAGAAAACCCAGGCAGGGCGATTGACTTGTATCCCACGGAGCGGAAAACAACATCAGATGGCAATAGTGCAGTCTTCCCTGTGGCTTTGACTGCCGACTTCGGGTCAAAGGGCGATGCGAGTTCTGTAATGTCGAACTCGGTGCTGGCGACTTTGGATGGATCGTTCTGGTTCCCGAGGAAATTTTTCGGTGAAAGACAGCTATGAAGAGACCATGTTTTAGAAACAACGTCATGAGGGGCTGGTGAACCCTTGACCAGCACTTCCATCAGTCTCTTTGAGGCACGTGGTAAAGTCTTGATATTCTCAGGGATCAAGGACCTATTAAGAGGCAAGAATGCGACTTCTTTGAGATTCATCAGTTCTCGTACTTCCTTGATGGTGAATGAAGCCTAAACAATTATTATTAATATCGTATACAGGCTTATTGGCGATGAAAGACCATACCTGCATTGGCCCCCTTCTCCCAACGACATGAACTCTCTTGATCCGGCTTCTAGATAGGGCTTCCAGTGCCTTTTCCGTAATGTCTGTTTTCCTCAGAACGTCAACGTCCTCTAAAAGCATTCTTGCGACATCAAGCGCAACATTTCCTTGGCCGATAACAACGGCTTCTTCAGCTTGTGTTAAATCAATGTTAAGACCAGAGCATCCAGGTAGGCCATTGTACCAGCCCACGACCTCTCGTGCTGAGTGAATATTGCTGAGGGTTGACTCGCCAGGGATTCCCAGCTTTTTGTCCTCAGAAGCGCCGTATGCGAAAAGAACAGCATCATAGTGTCTCATCAAGTTTTGAAGCTCTATCGTACAGTGCTCAGAAGAATGGCCTGGAAGACCAATAGAGACGTTTCCGACAAACGAGAAGTTGGGCTGTGATGCAATCTCGTCAAACTTGTCCTGACAATTCTGCGTGGTGGTGTAAGTCACTTGGAGGCATATTATATATCATGTTCTATAGGGTAAccaccaaccttgacctcAGGATGATCAGGAGCAACGCCATGACGAACTAAACCGAATGGCACTGGAAGACTCTCATACATGTCTACTTTCACTCCCGGCACTTTCCCCATCACTCGATAGGCGGTATAGAATCCGGCCGGGCCAGAGCCTACTACGGCCATCCGAAATGGTGCATCCGGGGATCTCGGGCTAAAACGAGCCGTTGACGAGGAGAATTGTCGCTGGGGAGAGACCAGCCGGAATGAGTAGCGGAGCGCTTCAAGGCGACCCGAGCGTCGCACTATCGAGGGAACCATTTCCAATGAGGATGTGACGAGGTAGAGACAGAGATACCATGTAAGAGACAAACCAATGAGTGACTGAGAAGTGACTCTTAAACTCGGCGTTGGTAAGTTAGTACTAAACAGACACTAAAACACAGAGAAGACTGGGTCTGCCTATCGCAGCTGAACAGACATTGGCCGTTACAGGGCTTGGCCTCTGAAGCGTCAGGATGCAGTGGCCCTGTTGCTGTGTCAACACGGCCCGCCCCCAGCATTCCTGAATGTACACATTTCGTCAGAGACACTGGACCCGATAAAGGTGCCCAGGCCTGGATGCAAGCGACGATATTGGGTGATTGCTCTCGTTCTAGTTCTCAGACATAGACTAGACCctccctccttctcagctgTAAATATCTCGGGTAACAATCGCATTCTTTTTTGACGACTCGTCTATCGCAAACCCTGCCTTTCCTTCATTCCAACAACCAAACGAGCAATTGGATCGTCATTCTCATTCATTTCACTTCAGTTTGCATTTGCTTTTGCGCAACCCTCAGCGCAACGCGCTGCGACAATTCGCACAAATGCCTCCGTCGCAAGCGCCCTTTCTTTACAGCGCAGTCCACAGCGACTCGCGCTTCCCAGAGCCCAAGTTTGATCCCAAAGCTGTTACGAGAGCAAGCTGGACACCTCCCTCGCCACGAAAGAAGCAGAATGGACCTCTTGTCTCATTCAATACGCATCCTGAGTAAGTGCAGGCGCAATGCCGAAGAAATTATGACCAATGCTGACCTCTTATCTCTCAGTATGCATGAGGTTCTCACCTACAGAACCAATGAATATGCTTCTATGAGTCCACGcagcaagagcttcatcaaGTGGCTTCGACATGGCCAGCTCGGACTGCGTGTCCTGCAACTTGTTGCGGCTCTTGGTTTGCTCGCTTTAATGCTTCTCATCGACAAGGTGCCGACCTTGGAGGGCTGGGTCATGAGGATTACGGTAAGACCTTTCCATCTCATAGTCGCTTGGCGTAACTAACACGTACAAACAGCCTGGCGTTGTGG
It contains:
- a CDS encoding electron transfer flavoprotein subunit alpha yields the protein MLPNAKRVLAKQATGLMARAHAYSLGAQRQRLVSTLAVLEQKDGVLNHSSLSAFTAAKKLGGTVHGFIAGTGVKSVAQEVAKAEGVEKIIAVENAAYEKGLPETFAPLLVENIKKGGYTHVIAGHTAFGKNVMPRVAALLDSQQISDITAIESENVFVRPIYAGNAIATVESSDSVKIVTIRGTAFASVPLEGGSAAVEDGVDSKPESPTEWVSEDLAKSDRPDLSTASRVVSGGRGLKSKEDFDKIMLPLADALGAAVGASRAAVDSGYADNSLQVGQTGKVIAPELYMAVGISGAIQHLAGMKDSKVIAAINKDADAPIFQVADVGLVGDLFEKVPELTEKVKSS